Proteins from one Podarcis raffonei isolate rPodRaf1 chromosome 1, rPodRaf1.pri, whole genome shotgun sequence genomic window:
- the LRRFIP1 gene encoding leucine-rich repeat flightless-interacting protein 1 isoform X21, which translates to MELVGAQQAAGGLAGRKRQPNRERPAAAEDDALNQIAREAEARLAAKRAARAEAREIRMKELERQQKEVEERPEKDFEKGVRTVSSLSAATLASLGGTSSRRGSGDTSISVDTEASIREIKDINELKDQIQDVEGKYMQGLKEMKDSLAEVEEKYKKAMVSNAQLDNEKTNFMYQVDTLKDALLELEEQLAESKRQYEEKNKDFEREKHAHTVLRFQFMEVKETLKQREELLAEIRQLQQKQEGYVREMSDLQETIEWKEKKIGALERQKEFFDSIRSERDDLREEVIVLKEQLKRHGIIPNSEVATNGETSGDLDNDGLQSSSNIAPGSTHAPKVAGDDTLGRAKEVEMKNEILENVGKKEILQNTEHEEHTEETKEQEIVQECSEIKTLHADENAEAEKITEGKVASTLLLNSGPEEPAKRHSEHVPGIVCSLENSGIVELRGEGGFPDDTIEVKESDGNVVNKSDTEVACSGMEGNEQIQTDIEILPQQQDKDKQTHIVGDEAEGDNNEVFQEALDFVNNSHVATSSQSESPELAEDLLLKVPSIDPYIEQPESKIVEGHLLEGRRIKLIDKADGDKNETGGINEENETEHAVQRQACEVAAEQTEISSASDESEEQKQVGMEKSQPLSSKDETFVEEEQTMQVIGASEKNEENPAMETDQRAALAEALDVHLDFTMKEVHTEETAADGVSHSECQIPEERNLDHEDDSKKCGDIQSEFIDDGKTVADIQIAPEEVAGDNNEEDYKPAEEQSVNIQGETFQESAGTACVNIQGTEVNKGNEEDKNHEKTEEKILDIVPDTEKAPCVTSQKTELSDQERKLDNDEEEGEAVEEYHEAFDFAESPFGQQETTERNDNLNNELETNNHQTQEKVEITEHAAQNIIKKDTEMEYRDAEENKKGKTYQALADEVINESTVTESENTQQQKGKELEEAAFFQTDPSASVASEAQCEILEDPSKKMSDEISIDHIAEYTAEQLEKLKNDADESEEEVQVGRKGKGKSREDCVIS; encoded by the exons GGGGTTCGTACTGTGTCAAGCTTGTCAGCAGCTACGCTGGCCTCTCTAGGTGGAACTTCTTCCCGGCGAGGCAGTGGAGATACCTCCATCTCGGTTGATACTGAAGCATCTATTAGAGAAATTAAG GATATCAATGAGTTAAAGGACCAGATTCAGGATGTAGAAGGAAAATACATGCAGGGACTGAAGGAAATGAAG gacTCTCTAGCTGAAGTTGAAGAGAAATATAAGAAGGCGATGGTATCAAATGCTCAGTTAGATAATGAGAAAACCAATTTCATGTATCAAGTAGACACCCTGAAGGATGCATTGTTGGAATTGGAAGAGCAGCTTGCAGAATCTAAGAGACAATATGAAGAGAAAAACAAA GATTTTGAGAGGGAAAAACACGCCCATACTGTATTGCGGTTTCAGTTCATGGAAGTCAAAGAGACTTTGAAACAAAGAGAAGAACTACTTGCA GAAATCCGACAACTACAGCAGAAACAGGAGGGCTATGTCAGGGAAATGTCTGATCTTCAGGAGACAAtagaatggaaagaaaaaaagataggG GCATTAGAGAGGCAGAAAGAGTTCTTTGATTCCATAAGAAGTGAGCGAGATGATCTTAGAGAGGAGGTGATTGTGCTGAAGGAACAATTGAAG CGTCATGGAATAATACCCAACTCAGAAGTAGCTACCAATGGAGAAACCTCTGGTGATCTAGATAATGATGGACTACAAAGTTCTTCCAATATTGCTCCAGGATCAACTCATGCCCCTAAGGTAGCTGGGGATGATACATTAG GCAGAGCCAAGGAAGTGGAGATGAAAAATGAGATTTTGGAGAAtgtggggaaaaaagaaatcttgcAGAATACTGAGCATGAGGAACACACAGAGGAGACTAAGGAACAGGAAATTGTACAGGAATGTTCAGAGATAAAGACGTTGCATGCTGATGAAAATGCGGAGGCAGAGAAAATCACTGAAGGCAAAGTGGCTTCAACATTGTTATTAAATAGTGGACCTGAGGAACCAGCTAAGAGGCATTCAGAGCATGTTCCAGGAATTGTTTGTTCCCTTGAAAACAGTGGTATAGTTGAATTAAGGGGTGAGGGGGGGTTCCCTGATGATACCATAGAAGTGAAAGAGTCTGATGgaaatgttgtaaataaaagtGATACTGAAGTAGCATGTTCAGGTATGGAGGGTAATGAGCAGATACAGACAGATATAGAAATACTTCCCCAACAGCAAGATAAAGATAAGCAAACACATATTGTAGGTGATGAGGCAGAAGGCGATAATAATGAAGTATTTCAGGAAGCATTGGATTTTGTGAATAACAGCCATGTGGCAACTTCCAGTCAATCAGAATCACCAGAATTGGCAGAAGATTTGCTTCTCAAAGTGCCAAGTATTGATCCTTATATTGAACAGCCGGAAAGCAAAATTGTTGAGGGACACCTTCTTGAAGGTAGACGCATCAAACTAATTGATAAAGCAGACGGGGATAAAAATGAAACTGGTGGAATTAATGAAGAGAATGAGACGGAACATGCCGTGCAGCGGCAGGCATGTGAAGTAGCAGCAGAACAAACTGAAATATCTTCTGCATCAGATGAGTCTGAAGAACAAAAACAAGTTGGAATGGAAAAATCTCAGCCCTTATCTTCAAAAGATGAGACATTTGTTGAAGAGGAACAAACTATGCAAGTGATTGGAGCCAGTGAAAAGAATGAAGAAAATCCTGCTATGGAGACTGATCAGAGAGCAGCTTTAGCAGAagcactggatgtacatttagaTTTTACCATGAAAGAGGTTCATACAGAAGAAACTGCTGCAGATGGTGTGAGTCACAGTGAATGCCAGATCCCTGAGGAAAGGAACTTAGACCATGAGGATGATTCTAAGAAATGTGGGGACATTCAATCAGAATTCATAGATGATGGCAAAACTGTGGCAGACATCCAGATAGCACCTGAAGAAGTTGCTGGTGACAATAATGAAGAAGACTATAAGCCAGCAGAAGAGCAAAGTGTAAATATACAAGGTGAAACTTTTCAGGAATCTGCTGGAACTGCATGTGTAAATATTCAGGGCACTGAAGTAAACAAAGGAAACGAAGAGGACAAGAATCAcgaaaaaacagaagaaaagattCTTGACATTGTGCCAGATACTGAGAAGGCTCCTTGCGTCACCTCACAGAAGACTGAATTGAGTGATCAAGAGAGAAAGCTTGACAatgatgaagaagaaggagaagctgTGGAAGAATATCATGAAGCATTTGATTTTGCAGAGTCTCCATTTGGACAACAGGAAACTACTGAAAGGAATGATAATCTTAATAATGAGCTTGAGACAAATAATCACCAAACGCAAGAGAAAGTTGAGATTACAGAACATGCAGCACAGAATATAATCAAAAAGGACACTGAAATGGAATATAGAGAtgctgaagaaaataaaaaaggtaaaaccTACCAAGCCTTAGCAGATGAGGTCATAAATGAATCCACCGTGACTGAAAGTGAAAATACCCAGCAGCAGAAAGGGAAAGAATTAGAAGAAGCTGCATTCTTTCAGACAGATCCTTCTGCTTCCGTGGCCTCAGAGGCACAGTGTGAAATTTTGGAAGACCCAAGCAAAAAGATGTCAGATGAAATCAGTATAGATCACATTGCTGAATATACTGCAGAGCAGTTGGAAAAACTAAAAAATGATGCGGATGAAAGTGAAGAGGAAGTCCAGGTGGGTagaaagggtaaaggtaaatcTCGGGAAGATTGTGTCATATCATAA
- the LRRFIP1 gene encoding leucine-rich repeat flightless-interacting protein 1 isoform X20, whose protein sequence is MELVGAQQAAGGLAGRKRQPNRERPAAAEDDALNQIAREAEARLAAKRAARAEAREIRMKELERQQKEASDEDERMSVGSRGSLRVEERPEKDFEKGVRTVSSLSAATLASLGGTSSRRGSGDTSISVDTEASIREIKDINELKDQIQDVEGKYMQGLKEMKDSLAEVEEKYKKAMVSNAQLDNEKTNFMYQVDTLKDALLELEEQLAESKRQYEEKNKDFEREKHAHTVLRFQFMEVKETLKQREELLAEIRQLQQKQEGYVREMSDLQETIEWKEKKIGALERQKEFFDSIRSERDDLREEVIVLKEQLKRHGIIPNSEVATNGETSGDLDNDGLQSSSNIAPGSTHAPKVAGDDTLGRAKEVEMKNEILENVGKKEILQNTEHEEHTEETKEQEIVQECSEIKTLHADENAEAEKITEGKVASTLLLNSGPEEPAKRHSEHVPGIVCSLENSGIVELRGEGGFPDDTIEVKESDGNVVNKSDTEVACSGMEGNEQIQTDIEILPQQQDKDKQTHIVGDEAEGDNNEVFQEALDFVNNSHVATSSQSESPELAEDLLLKVPSIDPYIEQPESKIVEGHLLEGRRIKLIDKADGDKNETGGINEENETEHAVQRQACEVAAEQTEISSASDESEEQKQVGMEKSQPLSSKDETFVEEEQTMQVIGASEKNEENPAMETDQRAALAEALDVHLDFTMKEVHTEETAADGVSHSECQIPEERNLDHEDDSKKCGDIQSEFIDDGKTVADIQIAPEEVAGDNNEEDYKPAEEQSVNIQGETFQESAGTACVNIQGTEVNKGNEEDKNHEKTEEKILDIVPDTEKAPCVTSQKTELSDQERKLDNDEEEGEAVEEYHEAFDFAESPFGQQETTERNDNLNNELETNNHQTQEKVEITEHAAQNIIKKDTEMEYRDAEENKKGKTYQALADEVINESTVTESENTQQQKGKELEEAAFFQTDPSASVASEAQCEILEDPSKKMSDEISIDHIAEYTAEQLEKLKNDADESEEEVQVGRKGKGKSREDCVIS, encoded by the exons GGGGTTCGTACTGTGTCAAGCTTGTCAGCAGCTACGCTGGCCTCTCTAGGTGGAACTTCTTCCCGGCGAGGCAGTGGAGATACCTCCATCTCGGTTGATACTGAAGCATCTATTAGAGAAATTAAG GATATCAATGAGTTAAAGGACCAGATTCAGGATGTAGAAGGAAAATACATGCAGGGACTGAAGGAAATGAAG gacTCTCTAGCTGAAGTTGAAGAGAAATATAAGAAGGCGATGGTATCAAATGCTCAGTTAGATAATGAGAAAACCAATTTCATGTATCAAGTAGACACCCTGAAGGATGCATTGTTGGAATTGGAAGAGCAGCTTGCAGAATCTAAGAGACAATATGAAGAGAAAAACAAA GATTTTGAGAGGGAAAAACACGCCCATACTGTATTGCGGTTTCAGTTCATGGAAGTCAAAGAGACTTTGAAACAAAGAGAAGAACTACTTGCA GAAATCCGACAACTACAGCAGAAACAGGAGGGCTATGTCAGGGAAATGTCTGATCTTCAGGAGACAAtagaatggaaagaaaaaaagataggG GCATTAGAGAGGCAGAAAGAGTTCTTTGATTCCATAAGAAGTGAGCGAGATGATCTTAGAGAGGAGGTGATTGTGCTGAAGGAACAATTGAAG CGTCATGGAATAATACCCAACTCAGAAGTAGCTACCAATGGAGAAACCTCTGGTGATCTAGATAATGATGGACTACAAAGTTCTTCCAATATTGCTCCAGGATCAACTCATGCCCCTAAGGTAGCTGGGGATGATACATTAG GCAGAGCCAAGGAAGTGGAGATGAAAAATGAGATTTTGGAGAAtgtggggaaaaaagaaatcttgcAGAATACTGAGCATGAGGAACACACAGAGGAGACTAAGGAACAGGAAATTGTACAGGAATGTTCAGAGATAAAGACGTTGCATGCTGATGAAAATGCGGAGGCAGAGAAAATCACTGAAGGCAAAGTGGCTTCAACATTGTTATTAAATAGTGGACCTGAGGAACCAGCTAAGAGGCATTCAGAGCATGTTCCAGGAATTGTTTGTTCCCTTGAAAACAGTGGTATAGTTGAATTAAGGGGTGAGGGGGGGTTCCCTGATGATACCATAGAAGTGAAAGAGTCTGATGgaaatgttgtaaataaaagtGATACTGAAGTAGCATGTTCAGGTATGGAGGGTAATGAGCAGATACAGACAGATATAGAAATACTTCCCCAACAGCAAGATAAAGATAAGCAAACACATATTGTAGGTGATGAGGCAGAAGGCGATAATAATGAAGTATTTCAGGAAGCATTGGATTTTGTGAATAACAGCCATGTGGCAACTTCCAGTCAATCAGAATCACCAGAATTGGCAGAAGATTTGCTTCTCAAAGTGCCAAGTATTGATCCTTATATTGAACAGCCGGAAAGCAAAATTGTTGAGGGACACCTTCTTGAAGGTAGACGCATCAAACTAATTGATAAAGCAGACGGGGATAAAAATGAAACTGGTGGAATTAATGAAGAGAATGAGACGGAACATGCCGTGCAGCGGCAGGCATGTGAAGTAGCAGCAGAACAAACTGAAATATCTTCTGCATCAGATGAGTCTGAAGAACAAAAACAAGTTGGAATGGAAAAATCTCAGCCCTTATCTTCAAAAGATGAGACATTTGTTGAAGAGGAACAAACTATGCAAGTGATTGGAGCCAGTGAAAAGAATGAAGAAAATCCTGCTATGGAGACTGATCAGAGAGCAGCTTTAGCAGAagcactggatgtacatttagaTTTTACCATGAAAGAGGTTCATACAGAAGAAACTGCTGCAGATGGTGTGAGTCACAGTGAATGCCAGATCCCTGAGGAAAGGAACTTAGACCATGAGGATGATTCTAAGAAATGTGGGGACATTCAATCAGAATTCATAGATGATGGCAAAACTGTGGCAGACATCCAGATAGCACCTGAAGAAGTTGCTGGTGACAATAATGAAGAAGACTATAAGCCAGCAGAAGAGCAAAGTGTAAATATACAAGGTGAAACTTTTCAGGAATCTGCTGGAACTGCATGTGTAAATATTCAGGGCACTGAAGTAAACAAAGGAAACGAAGAGGACAAGAATCAcgaaaaaacagaagaaaagattCTTGACATTGTGCCAGATACTGAGAAGGCTCCTTGCGTCACCTCACAGAAGACTGAATTGAGTGATCAAGAGAGAAAGCTTGACAatgatgaagaagaaggagaagctgTGGAAGAATATCATGAAGCATTTGATTTTGCAGAGTCTCCATTTGGACAACAGGAAACTACTGAAAGGAATGATAATCTTAATAATGAGCTTGAGACAAATAATCACCAAACGCAAGAGAAAGTTGAGATTACAGAACATGCAGCACAGAATATAATCAAAAAGGACACTGAAATGGAATATAGAGAtgctgaagaaaataaaaaaggtaaaaccTACCAAGCCTTAGCAGATGAGGTCATAAATGAATCCACCGTGACTGAAAGTGAAAATACCCAGCAGCAGAAAGGGAAAGAATTAGAAGAAGCTGCATTCTTTCAGACAGATCCTTCTGCTTCCGTGGCCTCAGAGGCACAGTGTGAAATTTTGGAAGACCCAAGCAAAAAGATGTCAGATGAAATCAGTATAGATCACATTGCTGAATATACTGCAGAGCAGTTGGAAAAACTAAAAAATGATGCGGATGAAAGTGAAGAGGAAGTCCAGGTGGGTagaaagggtaaaggtaaatcTCGGGAAGATTGTGTCATATCATAA
- the LRRFIP1 gene encoding leucine-rich repeat flightless-interacting protein 1 isoform X22, translating to MELVGAQQAAGGLAGRKRQPNRERPAAAEDDALNQIAREAEARLAAKRAARAEAREIRMKELERQQKEVEERPEKDFEKGVRTVSSLSAATLASLGGTSSRRGSGDTSISVDTEASIREIKDSLAEVEEKYKKAMVSNAQLDNEKTNFMYQVDTLKDALLELEEQLAESKRQYEEKNKDFEREKHAHTVLRFQFMEVKETLKQREELLARHGIIPNSEVATNGETSGDLDNDGLQSSSNIAPGSTHAPKVAGDDTLGRAKEVEMKNEILENVGKKEILQNTEHEEHTEETKEQEIVQECSEIKTLHADENAEAEKITEGKVASTLLLNSGPEEPAKRHSEHVPGIVCSLENSGIVELRGEGGFPDDTIEVKESDGNVVNKSDTEVACSGMEGNEQIQTDIEILPQQQDKDKQTHIVGDEAEGDNNEVFQEALDFVNNSHVATSSQSESPELAEDLLLKVPSIDPYIEQPESKIVEGHLLEGRRIKLIDKADGDKNETGGINEENETEHAVQRQACEVAAEQTEISSASDESEEQKQVGMEKSQPLSSKDETFVEEEQTMQVIGASEKNEENPAMETDQRAALAEALDVHLDFTMKEVHTEETAADGVSHSECQIPEERNLDHEDDSKKCGDIQSEFIDDGKTVADIQIAPEEVAGDNNEEDYKPAEEQSVNIQGETFQESAGTACVNIQGTEVNKGNEEDKNHEKTEEKILDIVPDTEKAPCVTSQKTELSDQERKLDNDEEEGEAVEEYHEAFDFAESPFGQQETTERNDNLNNELETNNHQTQEKVEITEHAAQNIIKKDTEMEYRDAEENKKGKTYQALADEVINESTVTESENTQQQKGKELEEAAFFQTDPSASVASEAQCEILEDPSKKMSDEISIDHIAEYTAEQLEKLKNDADESEEEVQVGRKGKGKSREDCVIS from the exons GGGGTTCGTACTGTGTCAAGCTTGTCAGCAGCTACGCTGGCCTCTCTAGGTGGAACTTCTTCCCGGCGAGGCAGTGGAGATACCTCCATCTCGGTTGATACTGAAGCATCTATTAGAGAAATTAAG gacTCTCTAGCTGAAGTTGAAGAGAAATATAAGAAGGCGATGGTATCAAATGCTCAGTTAGATAATGAGAAAACCAATTTCATGTATCAAGTAGACACCCTGAAGGATGCATTGTTGGAATTGGAAGAGCAGCTTGCAGAATCTAAGAGACAATATGAAGAGAAAAACAAA GATTTTGAGAGGGAAAAACACGCCCATACTGTATTGCGGTTTCAGTTCATGGAAGTCAAAGAGACTTTGAAACAAAGAGAAGAACTACTTGCA CGTCATGGAATAATACCCAACTCAGAAGTAGCTACCAATGGAGAAACCTCTGGTGATCTAGATAATGATGGACTACAAAGTTCTTCCAATATTGCTCCAGGATCAACTCATGCCCCTAAGGTAGCTGGGGATGATACATTAG GCAGAGCCAAGGAAGTGGAGATGAAAAATGAGATTTTGGAGAAtgtggggaaaaaagaaatcttgcAGAATACTGAGCATGAGGAACACACAGAGGAGACTAAGGAACAGGAAATTGTACAGGAATGTTCAGAGATAAAGACGTTGCATGCTGATGAAAATGCGGAGGCAGAGAAAATCACTGAAGGCAAAGTGGCTTCAACATTGTTATTAAATAGTGGACCTGAGGAACCAGCTAAGAGGCATTCAGAGCATGTTCCAGGAATTGTTTGTTCCCTTGAAAACAGTGGTATAGTTGAATTAAGGGGTGAGGGGGGGTTCCCTGATGATACCATAGAAGTGAAAGAGTCTGATGgaaatgttgtaaataaaagtGATACTGAAGTAGCATGTTCAGGTATGGAGGGTAATGAGCAGATACAGACAGATATAGAAATACTTCCCCAACAGCAAGATAAAGATAAGCAAACACATATTGTAGGTGATGAGGCAGAAGGCGATAATAATGAAGTATTTCAGGAAGCATTGGATTTTGTGAATAACAGCCATGTGGCAACTTCCAGTCAATCAGAATCACCAGAATTGGCAGAAGATTTGCTTCTCAAAGTGCCAAGTATTGATCCTTATATTGAACAGCCGGAAAGCAAAATTGTTGAGGGACACCTTCTTGAAGGTAGACGCATCAAACTAATTGATAAAGCAGACGGGGATAAAAATGAAACTGGTGGAATTAATGAAGAGAATGAGACGGAACATGCCGTGCAGCGGCAGGCATGTGAAGTAGCAGCAGAACAAACTGAAATATCTTCTGCATCAGATGAGTCTGAAGAACAAAAACAAGTTGGAATGGAAAAATCTCAGCCCTTATCTTCAAAAGATGAGACATTTGTTGAAGAGGAACAAACTATGCAAGTGATTGGAGCCAGTGAAAAGAATGAAGAAAATCCTGCTATGGAGACTGATCAGAGAGCAGCTTTAGCAGAagcactggatgtacatttagaTTTTACCATGAAAGAGGTTCATACAGAAGAAACTGCTGCAGATGGTGTGAGTCACAGTGAATGCCAGATCCCTGAGGAAAGGAACTTAGACCATGAGGATGATTCTAAGAAATGTGGGGACATTCAATCAGAATTCATAGATGATGGCAAAACTGTGGCAGACATCCAGATAGCACCTGAAGAAGTTGCTGGTGACAATAATGAAGAAGACTATAAGCCAGCAGAAGAGCAAAGTGTAAATATACAAGGTGAAACTTTTCAGGAATCTGCTGGAACTGCATGTGTAAATATTCAGGGCACTGAAGTAAACAAAGGAAACGAAGAGGACAAGAATCAcgaaaaaacagaagaaaagattCTTGACATTGTGCCAGATACTGAGAAGGCTCCTTGCGTCACCTCACAGAAGACTGAATTGAGTGATCAAGAGAGAAAGCTTGACAatgatgaagaagaaggagaagctgTGGAAGAATATCATGAAGCATTTGATTTTGCAGAGTCTCCATTTGGACAACAGGAAACTACTGAAAGGAATGATAATCTTAATAATGAGCTTGAGACAAATAATCACCAAACGCAAGAGAAAGTTGAGATTACAGAACATGCAGCACAGAATATAATCAAAAAGGACACTGAAATGGAATATAGAGAtgctgaagaaaataaaaaaggtaaaaccTACCAAGCCTTAGCAGATGAGGTCATAAATGAATCCACCGTGACTGAAAGTGAAAATACCCAGCAGCAGAAAGGGAAAGAATTAGAAGAAGCTGCATTCTTTCAGACAGATCCTTCTGCTTCCGTGGCCTCAGAGGCACAGTGTGAAATTTTGGAAGACCCAAGCAAAAAGATGTCAGATGAAATCAGTATAGATCACATTGCTGAATATACTGCAGAGCAGTTGGAAAAACTAAAAAATGATGCGGATGAAAGTGAAGAGGAAGTCCAGGTGGGTagaaagggtaaaggtaaatcTCGGGAAGATTGTGTCATATCATAA